A DNA window from Lutra lutra chromosome 8, mLutLut1.2, whole genome shotgun sequence contains the following coding sequences:
- the LOC125106874 gene encoding olfactory receptor 6C2-like — protein sequence MRNHSAVTTFILLGLTNDPQLEIFIFIFLFISYMLSVIGNLTIISLILVDSHLKTAIYFFLQNFSFLEISFTTACVPPYLYATSSGDRTITIKACFSQIFFIVLFGATEFFLLAVMSYDRYVAICKPLYYVTIMDSRVCRNLILSCWVSALLIILPLLGLSLHLEFCDSVIDHFYCDASPLLKNSCSDTWCIEQLVIVCAVLTFIMTLVCIVLSYVYIIRTILRLPSVQQRKKAFSTCSSHMIVVSITYGSCIFMYVKPSAKDEVAINKAVSLLTISVAPLLNPFIYTLRNKQVKQSFHDTLKRLASLSEKY from the coding sequence tttatttttatctttctgtttatcTCATATATGTTAAGCGTAATTGGGAATCTGACCATAATTTCTCTCATCTTGGTggattctcatttaaaaacagctatctatttttttcttcagaatttctctttcttagaaaTCTCATTCACAACTGCCTGTGTCCCCCCATACCTGTACGCCACATCAAGTGGGGACAGAACCATCACCATCAAGGCTTGCTTCAGCcaaatcttttttattgttctctttggagctacagaattttttcttttggctgtGATGTCTTATGACCGCTACGTGGCTATCTGCAAACCCCTGTATTATGTGACCATCATGGACAGCAGAGTCTGCAGGAATCTCATCCTCAGTTGTTGGGTATCTGCCTTATTGATTATCCTTCCACTCCTTGGTTTGAGTCTCCATCTGGAATTCTGTGACTCTGTTATTGACCATTTTTATTGTGATGCTTCTCCATTACTGAAGAATTCATGTTCAGATACTTGGTGTATAGAGCAGCTGGTTATAGTCTGTGCTGTGTTGACTTTCATAATGACCCTTGTGTGTATAGTTCTATCATACGTATACATCATTAGGACAATTCTAAGATTACCCTCTGTCCAGCAGAGGAAAAAAGCCTTTTCCACCTGTTCTTCCCACATGATTGTGGTTTCCATCACATATGGCAGCTGCATATTTATGTATGTCAAACCTTCAGCTAAGGATGAAGTGGCCATTAATAAGGCAGTTTCTCTGCTCACTATATCTGTTGCCCCTTTGTTGAACCCTTTCATTTATACCCTGAGAAATAAACAAGTAAAGCAGTCTTTCCATGATACCCTTAAAAGACTTGCATCTCTTTCAGAGAAATATTAG